The Megalobrama amblycephala isolate DHTTF-2021 linkage group LG22, ASM1881202v1, whole genome shotgun sequence sequence CTGGTGAAGCTGTTTAAGATATGCAGTGAACCATGGCTTATTGTTGTTATATGTTAAATTAGACCAATCTAGATAAATTGAGTGCTCTCTGACTCACACGCTCACCCAGAAAAAAGAGATCACATAATTCAATAGAAAATGAATAGAAATTATATTCTGTATAAAGAAATATGAAGTAAACATGAGAATAAATCTGTTCTTAGACACGAACAAGAGCTCAAAATCAGTTTTCTTCTACCAgattgctttttttttccttttcggTGTTTACACTGGTTTTCAAAACCAGCTCCACCAATCTTGCCCTTTTGTGCAACAGCAGCAGCTCTGGGTACATGATCTAAAGCTCAAATCTAATTTGATGGCCCCATTTCATCGTGGACGATGGGGTAAAAAAATTGACACactggtcaaaaaaaaaaaaatcttgctttGTCACGCTGTGATTGATCGCACACAGTGCGAATAGCTCCATAAGGATCTATTGTTTAGATTCAAGAGCATTATCGCATAGCTTTGCATTGCTTGATAGCGCTTAGTGTGAAAGGCCCTGAATGGGAATGCCAACTAATGACAAGTTTGAACGAACTCTAAACAAACCTAGATTTTGCcttattttgttcaaaatgatgtCACACCTGTCCGTTCTTCGATTTTGCTTGAAGTCTATTAATACTAGGCCTACAACACTAGAAAATCATTGTCATTAAAGGGGTTTCACCGACATGGTTGGACATGGGGAAGTAATTGGCTTGAATGGTTGGTCGAACCATGTTCAAGTGGAAGTTCAAAAGGAATAGTTTGGCCAGATGGTGGAACAAATGTGAGATACGATGCGGAGAAatggaaaataataaataacttcTTTTAACCTGAGTGTCTTAAAAACACAGTGTTCATGAGCAAGATGCTAAAATAGCAGTCAAAGACAACCATCTCTAAAAGCAAGTCTTCATTTAGAAAAACTATTGAAAATGCACAAAAGGTGTTCTTGGTGAAGAGGTCCTTACAGTaagaatgaatattttaaatgcCACAGAGCAAAAAGCATAAACTGTTTATTGTAGGTTATTCCAAAGCTGTCTACACTTGGCAACAAACCTTTGCAAAAAATGAAGCATGCAAGTCAGCTATGCTTTTGGATAATTGTTGGCTGAGGGTGACCACTGTAATATAAAATCTTAATTTCACACTCATTAGGCGGGAATGAAAACTCATACATATCAAGTTTACTGAGAGATATTGTGAGATGCTGAGAACATTTCAGCTGTGGGAAATTTGGTTTTATGCTTTAGGAAATTTAGCTCTTCATGTATGGTCATGTAAAAGATGCTTGTGTTGCATAAACATCTTATGCAGAGATATACGGACACATTTGTGAAGCATTGTGTAATTTTATACAGATAATGCGTTATGGCTAACTTCTTTAAGGGCTGATGGTGTTCAAAATGGCCAAACTAAAAGTCCTCATTTTCATGTATAGCCTACATGTTCTTAATAATACATATTGTATAATCCTTTGATGTGTCATTTAATCGCCAATTCTACATGTGTGAACAGGTCATACAGAACAGTTATACTGAAGAGGCAGTCATACAAAGTTTCCTTTAACAGCTGAACTGACATCTGCCaagaataattaaataaaaatcattttaatttgtcaGGCATGTGTATTTCAATCCTCTGCCGCGCACCTCATGCTTACATGTTTCTATATGATAGGAGAGACAAATGAGAGCACAGTGTGATCATGTGAAGAATGTCAACATGTGTATTTTTCCTTTACCCACAGGATCCCAGTGATTGCCCCCCATCCTGCAGATGTAATGTAAAGTGCTGACAGCTGTGGCCAATGTGCACCGAGCGTGTGTGAGAGCGTTCTAACCAAGCAGAAACCCAATATCTCTGTGAAATGACCAGTGGATTAAGAACGTTTGATAAGCCTTTCAGACGTTTCTATTTGCTTAAGAGCATGTGGGAAAAAGCATTTAAGTGGACCGTGGGTGACCACTGAACTGAAGAAATGAGAAACAAAAGTTTTTCACAATAGTTTCACTGAACTATTTATTTGAAGTATTGCTAGGTTGGTTTGGGTTACACTGGTGCAAGTTGTTTTGGAGCTTTTTTAATTGgattcaatatttattattatttaataaataaacacccAATCTGTCTATAGATGATAGAGTCTgcaattaattgtattaaataaataaaaattaaataatgatttaaataatagatataaatatatttttatgactaaaggtaatttattaaatattttactttatacatttaataataataaataactttatttgaTGTGTTTATTTGATCTGTATAATCAAAATTAATGTATTATGTTCATTggctttattatttattaaataaatgatgaatatatatataaaaccccCGAAGCACTGgtcgagatgaagctgttctcagcgGGTACACGAACCCTGAACGGCTGCTGatggcctggagctcacatctctgaaaacatctaaacaaattgtaaaataggcgctatgattaaatatgagtcacatatttcaggtgtaaacaactacattcttgcataaaaaatcttaaaactacagtttgtggTAAACAAGTGTAGTATTCACAAAAATTATGGTGGATTTGCTCGACAGTcgcggagtgatacaaatggtgaaaaggtaagagtgctgttatcaataaaatatagcacggctatcagccaatcagattcgagaaccagaaagaactgaactgttgtataaatatatatatatatatatatatatatatatatatatatatatatataaacaataatgGAGTTAGTTCATGGCACATTACATGGGTTCATACTACATAATATCAGTGCCACTGTGTCAAACAAACTTGCCAAAAGTTAGATGGGAAAAGGGGAGGAGAAATGCCTGATCCATAATGACCCGGCCAAACCCCAAACCTTAAATGTGCTTGGTACACCACAAGGCAAGCTCTGAGATGCTCAGTGAGAAGGGGCAGAAGATACAGTCTGCTTGGTCTACGTGACAATTTTAATAACCAGATGCTGAATGACTTTGAATGGTGATTAAATAATGGCCTTGTTTTGACGCGCCTTTTCCTGGGCTTATTTTACAGAGATTGGCAATCAAGGCAGCACCTGTTGCTTTGAATCTACAGCAGGGACGCTGAATATCACATACTATTAAATCACAGGACATCAGTTTTTTCAAAATCAAGTTCTTTGCTCTGAAACAGAGGTGCAGTCGTGATGTCTACGGGTTCGGTGAGTGATCCTGAAGACCTCCAGGAGCTGTCAATCACTCACATGGACACTCGTTCTCTGGAAGACTCAGAAGATGAGTTTAGTATCAATGACAGTTTGAAAGCAAAGACCAAACAACCTCGAGCTGGTGCCAGCAACAACAAGCAACAAATGAAGATGGCAAAGGATGGCAGACAGTCTCAGAGAAACGCAGCAAATGCCAGAGAGAGAGCACGCATGAGAGTTCTGAGTAAAGCTTTCTCTCGGCTGAAGACCAGCCTGCCGTGGGTACCAGCAGACACCAAACTGTCAAAGCTGGACACGCTGCGTCTGGCATCCAGCTATATATCTCACCTCAGACAGCTCTTACAAGAGGACAGATACCAGAACAGCTTTGTGCATCCTGTAAACTTGGTATGAGTGAGTGTTGTCTAAGTTTATGACAGGATTTTATACACTTCCATCTGGTTCAGTAGTGTTATTACTAACTGATTAGTGTTATTAGCAGTGTTCAGTTTTATTacttgtataatatataatctatcttacattatataaatatatcaaacaaaTACCACTAACAATTTagtatcatatcatatcatatcatatcatatcactgtttttaaaaagtattttattttttattattctatattaaatatcaataatttaatatgtaaataaacaaaatagttataaacataaatacataataataataatgaaatactAACTTAATAAACAACTTAATttactataaataatataaagtaaTTACATATTGATTAACAGTAGATACAGACAGTATGCCTTTTTAAATAGTGTGTTTTAAatagtgtgtaatatatatatatatatatatatatatatatatatatatatatatatatatatatatatatatatatatatatagtattttatttttataattttgtatttaatatcaatatataatattcacataaacataaaagtattcttaaacataaataaataatacctTATAATTActatacataatataaaatacattatttaatatatattttatcatgctgtataaaacattaatgattcaatattaaaataaatattaaatttaaaccgaaatataacagaaaacaaatatataatcataCCTTTTATTTAGcatattactatatatatatatatatatatatatatatatatataatgttgttaCTGTAATatgtaatgtaaatgaaaaGTGATATGTACTATTAAGTATTATTTACTTACATCAATTAATGCAATGCAACTGCAcctgtattaaatatataatataatataatataatataatataatataataatgcgCTATATATTTAGGGTGAATTGTTGATTTGGGacacttttttttaacctgaattcacccctaAAAAGTAATACTTCACAGTACACTGAGCATTACATGTGTTTGCATCTGCGTCTTATGGCATTGAACCAGCAATGTGTGGCTGACTTACTTCTTTTTTCCACAGACCTGGCCTTTTGTGGTCTCGGCACGATCAGAGGACACCAAAGACATTTCAACAGCGGTCAGACTATGTGGAGCTACAGCATAAACATCTGGCACCTCTCTGTCTTTTATCCCCCTCCATCTCTCTCTTTACTGTCTGTGCTCATGCACTTCCTTTGAACTTACATCAATGGACATTATGCAATGAACGCAACTGCATGTGGGACGTACCTGTAGTTAAACAGCAAAGTCATTGCACACAAATCTGTTTTTATAGCGTGATTGTTATGTTTATTTAGCAAATATAAGCAGATATTACTATGTGTTTGATTATTTTGCTGTCTGTATGTAGcttaaatgtaacttttaaagaaaaaagaacaaattGCATGACCAGAAGCACAGAAAATcgcttttattgttttaaagcgCTTGTAATTTTTCTAACCATCCAGcagacatttaaaaatctgattttGATAGGATGTTTTCAATCTGTGGAAACAGCTTCAGTTTGTTTAgagttttatttttcactaaGCAGCAGCATCAAGTatgtaattaaaggattagttcacattcaaattaaaatttcctgataatttactcacccccatatcatccaagatgttcatgtgtttctttcttcagtcgaaaagaaattaaggtttttgatgaaaacattccaggatttttatccatatagtggacttcaaacggttgaaggtcaaaattacagtttacagcgatcccagatgagaaataagggtcttatctagagaaaccattgctcattttctaaaaatatttttttttataagttttaaccataaatgctcatcttgaactagctcgcttcttcttctctatttgaattccggcagtgtagacactgctaagtgtattactgccctccacaggtcaaagtttgaactaaattgtcatatacaatatgctagtgcaagtatataacaattatttcaaactttaatctgtggagggcagtaatacacttaacagtgtctacactgtcggaattcaaatagagaagttcaagatgagcatttattgttaaaacgtatgtacttttttttttttttttttttttaaatgagcgatggtttctctagataagacccttattcctcgtctgggaccgtgtagaacattttgaagctgcaatgaaactaattttgaccttcatccTTTTAGGCtcaattgaagtccactatatggataaaaatcctggaatgttttcatcaaaaaccttcatttcttttcgaccgaagaaagaaatacatgaacatcttggatgacatgggggtgagtaaattatcaggaaattttaatttgaaagtgaaactAATCATTTAAGGCTACAGATGGAATAGAACAGAAAATATTACTCCAAGGTATGTTTAAGTTTATTTATGATTGTGATATTTGTGGTTTGTTcaatctttcttttttatttgctttacaGTATAACTAAAATGAATCACTCAATGATTGTCTACAACAACATCCTTGATGCATAATTTTTTGCCTTCCAGATGAAGTCATTTATATCACTGTAGACACGCCTGTTGATCAAGTGTATCTCATTTTTCATTGGTATAGTTATGCTGTGATTCAGTTTGATTCAGAACTACATTATATTACACATAAACTGTAATGTGTCACTTAGTAGGAATTCTTTGAGGAATGTAATTAAATGCCATAAAGTCCATTGTTTTAATTCCTATCGTGCCTTTGTTTATAAAATGCAGACTTTTTCAGGATGCTTATTTTTTTCTCGTTTGCATTGAAACCGCCCGGCCCTCATACTCAGAACTTACTGATCTTTTCACTTGATACGAAGTGATAACAAATATATCAACTATAAAATACATAACTTAATACAAATTGTAGAGCCCAAATGTGTTGTGCCCATGTGTGCAGCGGTCATTAGAAAGTGTGCAGTTTGAAGAGGAAGCCGACTTTTCACCACGTTTGTGGAAGACTGCAGCTGTCGAGCCATTAGTTTCCCAGAACACTGAACGGGTCCCTTGAGGGAGTCTCACAGGAGATGAAGCACTTTGTCAGGCAAGGACAGCTCAGAAACGGCTCTCACGTTCTCCACCGCTGCTAGGATGAGCGCTCTGGGGTTCACTGAGCTTACAATGAGGAAAGCATTATCTGACTGCTAAAACTCATGACTTCATAAACCACTGTGATTTGTCATCCTCTTATAATGCATCATTATATCAGAATGGCACTGGAATGTGATAGTGAAATATAGTATACAGTCTAGTATGTGTACGAATACAAAATAGTACCATCTAGTGGTGACAGAGCTTTCTGGACGCGTGATACAGTTGTTTTCAACAAGGGGACCTCAGGAAattgaaaaacaacaaacaccttcagaaacccttgttattagcgacaccggtggcCAGTAAGTTAACTGCAGCCAGCAACGTATTGCTCGTGCTGCCACTAGTACGCAAGTAACGCACAAGACAACATTTAAGGCCCAATGGCGaagttcttttctttttttccgcATAGAAGTAAAAAAAGAAGATGGAAATACCTTTGCAGCAATATCCTGGCGCCATGCGAGCAGCTGAGAGCaaagtttagatgaatatgtaaatatatgctGCGCGGTTTTCCTGTCAGAGCCTCAATattaacacaacaaaaatggCAGCGGTAAGAAAACAGCAgctaagaaagcatctgatcgtagagatgtggatatgtttgcaccagctctgcaattcacCGGCATCGTGTCAACAGATGAGGTAATTAAAACTACTGTTATGATAGTTTGATTTAGTATTTTTGAGACTATAGACTATTACAATAGCCTACAGAATGGGTCTTTCGGCATTATCCGATTCCTGAACACTGAATAAGCATTATTTTCATGTGTCTTTGATCAGAAGAGAGGCTTTCGCATAAACGTTACGTCCGTTTGAATTTCCCGGCAAAACCGTCCCGGTCCTTCACATAAAATCTCTTCTGCAGACTTTCATAGACAAACGTCATAGGAAATCGGGGAAggtctcgtttttttttttttttttttttaagtttcgtCACAAGCTGTTCACAAATGATGCCccataatgtattattttagtttatattaaaatagcCTAGCGAATTATGCCCTCAACAACTTTTCTTTTAAGAAGATACAGTTCTTGAAATGCCTGGAATCACATAaaagtctatctatctatctatctatctatctatctatctatctatctatctatctatctatctatctatctatctatctatctatccatagATGATAGAGTCAgcaattaattgtattaaataaataaataaagattaaataataatttaagtagatataaatatattttcatgactaaaggtaatttattaaatatttttgcttTATACATCTAAAAATAATATCTATCGCACTCAACTCAGCCAAAAGAttgaaataaaactaataataaacatataacaaaaatacaaagaacaaaacggATAAGGCTCActgtttatttttgtgattCTTCTACCATCAGTTTTATTAAATGAACAGTTTTATACATCGCCAGCAGAGGTCGGCATTGATCTACAATAGGCCTACTCCACAATACGCCTCAGCCTCAAACTTTTGACGCTCTGTCAGTAAGTCTTTCTATTTCATTTGAACCTTTATGTTTTCCTAATTTACTCTGAATGATGAAAAAGTTATTTCAGTCAACGCAAAACTTAGCAAACTCCCTTTCTATAGACCTGctggtgtgtgtttgtattgAGAGCAAAAATGTCCAATAGATTTAATTAAATTCTTGAAATAGTCTGTATGTTCAGCCTTCCTTTTCTCAGGTGGaacacattttcattaataTGGAGCTGTGTTTTCAGGCATTAACCCATAAGCACATCCAATTTTTTGTGTACCCAAAAACACATTTCAGAGACAAAAATTTCCATGAACAGGAAGGAACTGTAGGTCCAAAGCCAAACAGCACAGTTCACTGACCATTTCTTTGTAGTTTAACCAAAAGCACTAAATGCAAACCCACGGCGGGCCAAGATTCAGAGAACAGTCTTTGAGGTTATGAAAGACATTCTGAGCCTATTTGTTACCTAATATCCATTCACTCAACAGCAAAGAGGAAGAAAATGCTAAATAGGACCTATTACTTTGATAATCAGTTTAACATCTACTTTATTTTGGTTTCATTCAAAACACGTAGGTCATGTCTTGTTAGCTTTATCTTTTAatctacgtttttttttttaaatcacaaaataGCACCATAATTTGTAAAACAAATCACTAAACTGACTGATAACATGCATAACTGAAGCATAGGCCGGAAAGCATCCAAAATACCCATTTAAGAATTTATTTTAGTACACTTTATTTGCATCTTTACTGTAGATTTTAATTACAATACATATCTTTAAAggctgttttctcaaaatgagttatTTTCTCATGCACTGAGTCAGAAATCTCTACTTCAGCAGAACTTACATATTCCAACCTTTCCAGTTTTATTCCTATCGATATTCTAAAGGTTTATACAGAGTGGTTTGTTCATATATCAATCACCtgatttaaataacattttatggttattattttatttattttttttacttttttttaagtgcTAAAGCTATCCAAAATCCCTTCTGTAAAAAAACGTTTAGTCTAATATGTCAACAGAATGAAACAAGAATTTTGAACCTGGCTTCAATACAAAAATaacatgacaaaaataaaaaagtccatgtactgtactgtactgtaattACCTGGGAAGGTATGGTGATATCTATAAGTTAACATTTGTACCCTATTTCCCCTAAATAAATATGCTGACAAGAAATATtgattagatttaaaaatatttaataattttacctGCATATTATCTTATGCTTCCACTTAgaaaaaactataaataaagcataaataaataaataaccattaatctcaatattactatatattatatatcataatatattattatataggcTGTcgtatattttaatacatacaGCGTTGACCCATGAAGACGGCAAATATAACAAAATCACACGGcatgattgaccaatcagaatcaagtattccagagagccATATAATAGAACGTTGTATATTTACACTGGCAAACCAGCAAACCTTGGCACATTCTTCCTTTGAAGATGGCT is a genomic window containing:
- the LOC125258454 gene encoding transcription factor 21 — its product is MSTGSVSDPEDLQELSITHMDTRSLEDSEDEFSINDSLKAKTKQPRAGASNNKQQMKMAKDGRQSQRNAANARERARMRVLSKAFSRLKTSLPWVPADTKLSKLDTLRLASSYISHLRQLLQEDRYQNSFVHPVNLTWPFVVSARSEDTKDISTAVRLCGATA